Proteins encoded in a region of the Falco rusticolus isolate bFalRus1 chromosome 10, bFalRus1.pri, whole genome shotgun sequence genome:
- the LOC119155162 gene encoding agouti-signaling protein-like isoform X1: MEFFLHRMESKNLFLSLLLCYSLLRAAASHMVIEEKTECSLSKSNKMHLSDLPPISIVDLTKRSQKVSRKEAENKKSSKKNAELKISPKPRPTPAADCVPNFKTCKPHLNSCCNYCALCKCRIFQTICQCLMLNPKC; this comes from the exons ATGGAATTTTTCCTCCACAGGATGGAAAGCAAGAACCTCTTCCTAAGCCTATTGCTCTGCTACAGTTTGCTGAGAGCTGCCGCTTCCCACATGGTGATTGAGGAGAAGACGGAATGCAGCCTCTCGAAGAGCAACAAAATGCACCTCTCGGATCTCCCACCCATCTCCATAGTCG ACTTAACTAAAAGATCCCAGAAAGTCAGcaggaaagaggcagagaaCAAGAAATCCTCCAAG aaaaatgCTGAGCTGAAGATATCTCCAAAACCAAGGCCCACACCAGCTGCTGACTGTGTGCCAAACTTCAAAACCTGCAAACCGCACTTGAATTCATGTTGTAACTACTGTGCTTTGTGCAAATGCCGTATTTTTCAGACCATCTGCCAATGTCTAATGTTAAACCCAAAGTGCTAA
- the LOC119155162 gene encoding agouti-signaling protein-like isoform X2 yields MESKNLFLSLLLCYSLLRAAASHMVIEEKTECSLSKSNKMHLSDLPPISIVDLTKRSQKVSRKEAENKKSSKKNAELKISPKPRPTPAADCVPNFKTCKPHLNSCCNYCALCKCRIFQTICQCLMLNPKC; encoded by the exons ATGGAAAGCAAGAACCTCTTCCTAAGCCTATTGCTCTGCTACAGTTTGCTGAGAGCTGCCGCTTCCCACATGGTGATTGAGGAGAAGACGGAATGCAGCCTCTCGAAGAGCAACAAAATGCACCTCTCGGATCTCCCACCCATCTCCATAGTCG ACTTAACTAAAAGATCCCAGAAAGTCAGcaggaaagaggcagagaaCAAGAAATCCTCCAAG aaaaatgCTGAGCTGAAGATATCTCCAAAACCAAGGCCCACACCAGCTGCTGACTGTGTGCCAAACTTCAAAACCTGCAAACCGCACTTGAATTCATGTTGTAACTACTGTGCTTTGTGCAAATGCCGTATTTTTCAGACCATCTGCCAATGTCTAATGTTAAACCCAAAGTGCTAA